The following are from one region of the Stigmatella ashevillena genome:
- a CDS encoding TIGR02266 family protein, with product MPEQKTGPEHRQHTRAPIELKVDYKKLNSFFADYTKNISKGGTFIKTKKPLPIGTRFLFKLTVPQREAPFELLGEVVWSKGDGDEPGMGIRFIYSNDAQRTEFEAVVEKLMADSLGTDLTEKLLKKPLHS from the coding sequence ATGCCCGAACAGAAGACCGGTCCAGAGCACCGCCAGCACACGCGCGCGCCCATTGAATTGAAAGTCGATTACAAGAAGCTCAACTCCTTCTTCGCCGACTACACGAAGAACATCTCCAAGGGTGGCACGTTCATCAAGACGAAGAAGCCGTTGCCCATCGGCACGCGCTTCCTCTTCAAGTTGACGGTCCCCCAGCGCGAGGCGCCCTTCGAGCTGTTGGGCGAGGTGGTCTGGTCCAAGGGGGATGGGGATGAGCCCGGCATGGGCATCCGGTTCATCTACAGCAATGATGCCCAGCGCACGGAGTTCGAGGCGGTCGTCGAGAAGCTGATGGCGGACAGCTTGGGAACGGACCTGACCGAAAAGCTCCTCAAGAAGCCCCTGCACTCATGA
- a CDS encoding DUF192 domain-containing protein, giving the protein MRHRSFMTGALAALLMLLACQAPEAQGKPPASRPAPTDVTAEDYVLPPLPRAWVRLKDAFGGIHRVEVEVAATPESRARGMMWRKEMAAGKGMLFLFPEEEVQSFWMRNTLIPLDMLFINSKMQLVGIIERAVPRTLTPRSVGLPGQFVLEVPGGWCQSVGVVKGITVEFEGVSSIPIVP; this is encoded by the coding sequence ATGAGGCACCGTTCCTTCATGACGGGGGCATTGGCTGCCTTGTTGATGCTCCTGGCCTGCCAGGCACCCGAGGCTCAGGGCAAACCTCCCGCGAGCCGTCCGGCTCCCACCGATGTGACCGCCGAGGACTACGTGCTTCCGCCGCTGCCGCGTGCCTGGGTTCGCCTCAAGGATGCCTTCGGAGGCATTCATCGGGTAGAGGTGGAGGTCGCGGCCACGCCAGAATCCCGGGCGCGCGGGATGATGTGGCGCAAGGAGATGGCCGCGGGCAAGGGCATGCTCTTTCTCTTTCCCGAGGAGGAGGTGCAGAGCTTCTGGATGCGCAACACGCTCATCCCGCTGGACATGCTCTTCATCAACTCGAAGATGCAGTTGGTGGGCATCATCGAGCGGGCCGTGCCGCGCACGCTCACGCCGCGCTCGGTGGGGCTGCCGGGCCAGTTCGTGCTGGAGGTCCCCGGAGGCTGGTGCCAGTCGGTGGGGGTGGTGAAAGGCATCACGGTGGAGTTCGAGGGCGTCTCCTCCATTCCGATCGTTCCTTGA